In Planctomycetota bacterium, the genomic window ATCTGAGGAAGCGGCAAGGGCCACGGCATGGCGAATTGTCTATGCGGGCTCGGCCGGCCTCCTTTTCATTGGGTTGATCTCTGCGCTGCTTGCCCCGGAGCCGACGGAACGCCAACCGCCCCAATCCCTTCGCGAGGCCATCGTGGCTCCACTGCTTGCGTTTCACAATCGATTTCACGGAAGGCTGGTGCTGGTCCTGGTCTTTATCTTTCTGTTCCGGTTGCCCGATTTGCTTGGCAATCGGATGACCATGCCCTTCCTGAGGAACGAGATTGGCTTCACACTGGAGGAGATCGGTTTCCTGAGGCAGGCGCTGGGATTTGCCATGACGATGGCCGGAGCCGTCATCGGCGGGATCGCCGTGAAGCGGTTCGGGATCTCTCGAACGCTTCTGGTGTTCGGCCTGCTGCAATGTCTGAGCAACGCGGGCTACATCGTGCTGGCCCAGGCCGGGAGGTCGGTGCCGACCTTCGCGTGCGTCATCGTGATCGAGAATCTGTGCAACGGCATGGTGTCGGCGGCGTTCGTGGCGTACTTCATGTCGCTCTGCGATCGGACTTCCAGCGCCGCCCAATACGCCTTGCTGTCGGGTGTGATGTATCTGGCGGGTGCCACCATCGGCGGCGCGTCGGGCTGGCTGGTGGAGTTGATGGGCTACCAGGGCTTCTTCCTCTTCAGCATCTTGATCGGGATTCCCGCGATCGCCCTGATCGGCATCGCCACCCGTCCCGCTAGAATCAATCCTTCATTCGCAAATTGAGGAATTTGAAACATGCCGCAGAGCCCACATGACCCGTTCGGAGCCCGCACCTCGATTTCAACGCCGCTGGGTGACAAGACTTACTACCGCCTTGAGGCGCTGAAGAAATTCGGCAATGTGGATCGGCTTCCGTGCTCGATCAAGGTGCTACTGGAGAGCGTGCTGCGCAACCAGGATGGCCGGATCTACACGCCGGAGCATGTGAAGGCGATCGTGGCCAGCGACTCCGGGACCAGGCGCGATGAGGAGATACCCTTCATGCCGGGGCGCGTGGTGCTCCAGGATTTCACGGGCGTGCCCTGTGTGGTGGACCTCGCGGCGATGCGCGGCGCCATGAAGCGAATGGGCGGCGATCCGAAGCGGGTGAATCCGCTGGTGCCCTGCGACCTGGTCATCGACCACTCGGTGCAGGTCGACGCCTTCGCCAGCGGGGTGGCGCTGACGATCAACAGCGAAAAGGAATTCGAGCGCAACATCGAGCGCTATGAATTCCTCAAATGGGGTCAGGGGGCATTTGAGAACTTCCGCGTGGTGCCGCCCGGCACCGGCATCGTCCACCAGGTCAACCTCGAATATTTGGCGAAGGTGGTCTGGGAAAAGGACGGCGTGCTCTATCCGGACAGTTTGATCGGAACCGACAGTCACACCACCATGATCAACGGCTTGGGGGTTCTGGGCTGGGGTGTTGGCGGGATCGAGGCCGAGGCGGTGATGCTTGGCCAGCCCATCTACATGCTGATTCCAGAAGTGGTCGGTGTTCGGCTCACGGGGAAACTTCCCGAAGGAGCCACGGCGACCGACTTGGTGCTTCGCGTGACCGAGATGCTTCGCAAGCATGGCGTCGTAAACAAGTTCGTTGAATTCTTCGGCGCCGGGCTTGCCGAGATGCCGGTGGCGAACCGGGCGACGATCGCCAACATGGCTCCTGAATATGGCGCAACTTGCGGATTTTTCCCCATCGACGAGCAGACGCTGGCCTATCTGAGGCTATCGGGGCGCGAGGAATCGCTGGTCAAGACGGTCGAGGCCTACGCCAAGGCCCAGGGATTTTGGCGCGATGACTCGCGCGACGTCGCCTACTCCGCTGTCCTTGAGCTGGATCAGTCCACGATCACGCCGAGCCTGGCCGGCCCCTCGCGGCCACAGGACCGCGTGGAATTGAAGGCCATGAAGAGCACCTGGCGGAGCGCGCTGACGAAATTGAAATCCGGCGGCAAGTCCGCCGCGCCGGCCACCGCGACGGCGGTCGCGGACGACGGCGTCGCCATCATGATGGATGGCAAGGAGTGCATCCTGAAGAATGGTGCCGTGGTCATCGCCGCGATCACCAGTTGCACCAACACCAGCAACCCGAGCGTCATGATCGGTGCCGGACTGCTGGCGAAGAAGGCGCGCTCCTTCGGCCTGACCCGGAAGCCCTGGGTGAAGAGCTCGCTGGCCCCGGGCTCCAAAGTTGTGACTGAGTACCTGAAGAAGTCGGGGACGATGGCGGCCCTGGTGGAGCTCGGCTTCGACGTCGTCGGCTACGGCTGTACGACCTGCATCGGCAACAGCGGGCCGCTGCCGGAGGCGGTCGAAGGCGCGGTCAAGGGCAATGACATGGTCGTGGCGAGCGTGCTCTCGGGCAACCGCAACTTCGAGGCGCGGGTGCATCCCGACGTGAAGGCGAACTATCTGGCGAGCCCGCCGCTGGTGGTGGCCTATGCCATCGCGGGCACGGTGGACATCGATCTGCAGAGTGAGCCGCTGGGTCTCTCCCCGAGCGGCAAGCCCGTCTTTCTGCGTGACGTGTGGCCGACCCAGAAGGAAATCGACGAGGCGGTTGCGTCGAGCGTCACCAACGGGCAGTTCCGCACGCAGTACGCCAGCGTCTTCGACGGCAGCCAGGAATGGAAGGACATCGCCACCGTTCGGGGCGAGATGTACCAGTGGAACTCCAAGAGCACGTACATCCAGGAGCCGCCCTTCTTCACCTCGATGACCCTGGCCGAACCCGGCCCGATCGGATCCATTCGCGGCGCCCGGTGCCTGGCCAAGCTCGGCGACAGCGTGACCACCGACCACATCTCTCCCGCGGGCAACATCAAGAAGGATGGCCCCGCCGGCGAATACCTGATGAAGCATGGCGTGCCCGTGAGCATGTTCAACAGTTACGGAAGCCGACGCGGCAACGACCGGGTCATGACCCGCGGCACCTTCGCCAACACGCGGATCCAGAATCAGCTGGCGCCGGGGACCATGGGAGGTGTGACCAAGGATTTCACCGATGGCGCCGTGAAGCCGATCTTCGACGCCGCGGAGAGCTACAAGAAATCCGGGACGCCGCTGGTGGTGCTGGCGGGCAAGGACTACGGCATGGGCTCATCGCGTGACTGGGCGGCCAAGGGCGCCCAGCTGCTCGGGGTGCGCGCCGTGATCGCGGAGAGTTTCGAGCGCATCCACCGCTCCAACCTGGTGGGCATGGGCGTGATGCCGCTGACCTACCAGCCGGGGCAGAGCGCCCAGGGCTTGGGATTGACCGGCGAAGAGACCTTCGACATCGATCTGCCGACGGACATCAAGCCGCGGCAGCTCGTCGCCGTTCGCGCGCGGCGGCCGGGAGCGGCCGAGATTACGTTCGAGACGGTGTGCCGCATCGACACACCCGTCGAGGTGGACTACTACCGCAACGGCGGCATCCTGAGCATGGTGCTGCGACGGATGGCGAAGACGGCATCCTAAAAACCTGCTGATTTCCGGGATAAAACGCATGATTTTGCATTCGCGCCGCGCGGCGATGCCACGATGCTTCGATGAGCACATCCATTGTTCACAAGGCGTGGGAGTGGTTCGCGCAGTGCGAGGAACACTTTCTTGGACGGGCCCGCACGGACGCGGAGAGCGCCGTCAGGGACGCGCTTCGCCAGCAATCGCCCAAAAAGTTCGCCGCCTTCGAAACCCGGGAGTTGTGCTGCCTCGGCCTCTACCAACCACCTCTTTCGGATCTGGCCCTGGCGGTCAAGAAGAATCGATGGTCGCGAGCGGGCGCACTGCTGGGTCAGGCGCTTGGCCGCAGAGTCGCATCGCGCATGAATGCGGCCCTGAAATCGCAGGGGCACACCTGGATCGTGGTTCCGATTCCGACCCCGTTCCTTCGCCGACTGTCCCGCGGGATTGACCATTCGGACCTCATCGCAGCGTCGGTCGCGCGGGAATTGAACCTGCCCCTATGCCGCGCGCTCTGGCAGCGCTTCGGGCGGACTCAAAAGACCCTGGACCGATCGGGCCGGTTGCGTCGTGTGCAGCGGTTCAAGTCTCGACGCCGGCACCGGCGGGGACTTGCCGGGAAATCCATCCTTCTTGTGGATGACATTCGTACGACCGGGGCCACCATTGAGGAGGCCAGTCGGGTGCTCCGCCAACGCGGGGCGGTTCGGATCGCCGCCGCCGTCATTTGCGTGGTCGAATAGGGGTCCGACGCAGCTTCCGGGCCGCAGAAACGCCTCAATTCCTGCGTTCTCCGGGTTGGGGAGCAGGGGTTATGAACAAAGTGGATTCCGACCCCCTTGGAGTTGACAGGCACGGGGATTTGGTTAGACTCCTCGACCCTGCATTTCCAGCCGGAAGGCTTGAAGGCAGGATTCTCTTTGAAAAGTGAACAGTTTGGATACGCCGCGAGGATGTGCGGTTTTCATGATTTGGTCACGGCCAGATCGTGGGAGCCAGTTCCCATTATTGGGAGCAACTCAGAGATCACAGTCTCTGTTTGTCATATCCTCCGTGAAAGCCAATGACAAGAATTGGTCAATTCAACAACTTTTTCTTCCTGAGCAATCGGGATGGCAAGGTTATGACAAGTGATATGAATCCAACGAGTGAGAACTCGTTGGCTGTCGAGAGATGATTCGACAGAGACCGGCCAAGTCGTTCTTCGGAACGCACTTGGTGGCCAGGTCATCTTCAAGTTTTGAAACAACAGCGGGCTTGCCCGCTTCGTAACGAAATTAAGTGAAGAGTTTGATCCTGGCTCAGATTGAACGCTGGCGGCATGGCTAAAACATGCAAGTTGAACGACTGGAGCAATCCAGAAGTGGCGAAAGGGCGAGGAATAGATTCCCACGTACCCCGAGGCCAGGGATACCCCAGAGAAATCTGGGACAATACCTGATGACATCGGAAACGATCAAAGGTTTACCACCTTGGGAGCGGGGAATCTCCTATCAGCTAGTTGGTGAGGTAACGGCTCACCAAGGCGAAGACGGGTAGCGGGTGTGAGAGCACGGCCCGCCGCATCGAGACTGAGACACTGCTCGGACTCCTACGGGAGGCTGCAGTAACGAATCTTCCGCAATGCACGAAAGTGTGACGGGGCAATGCCGCGTGTGGGATGAAGCCCTTCGGGGTGTAAACCACTGTCAGGGTTCACCAACAACATGAGGAAACCCAAAGGAAGAGCCGGCTAACTCTGTGCCAGCAGCCGCGGTAATACAGAGGGCTCGAGCGTTAATCGGAATCACTGGGCTTAAAGCGTGCGTAGGCGGATTTGAAGGCGCTTTGTGAAATCCCTCGGCTCAACCGAGGAACTGCTTGGCGAACCACAAATCTTGAGGCTGGTAGAGGTGGTCGGAACGATAGGTGGAGCGGTGAAATGCGTAGATATCTATCGGAACACCGAAGGTGAAGACAGGCCACTGGGCCAGTCCTGACGCTGAGGCACGAAAGCGTGGGTAGCAAACGGGATTAGATACCCCGGTAGTCCACGCCGTAAACGATGCGCACTTGGTCGAGGGGGTTGAACGCCTTCTCGGTCGTAGGAAAACTGATTAGTGCGCCGCCTGGGGAGTACGGTCGCAAGATTAAAACTCAAAGGAATTGACGGGGGCTCACACAAGCGGTGGAGCATGTGGCTTAATTCGAAGCAACGCGAAGAACCTTATCCTAGGCTTGACATGCACGGATTAGTTCCCTGAAAGGGGAGTAACGCTCGCAAGAGTGGAACGTGCACAGGTGCTGCATGGCTGTCGTCAGCTCGTGCTGTGAAGTGTCGGGTTAAGTCCCTCAACGAGCGCAACCCCTGTCACTAGTTGCAAACAGGTAATGCTGTGGACTCTAGTGAGACTGCCGGTGTCAAACCGGAGGAAGGTGGGGATGACGTCAAGTCCTCATGGCCCTTATGCCTAGGGCTGCACACGTGCTACAATGGCACCGACAGAACGATGCAAGACCGCAAGGTGGAGCAAATCGCTCAAAAGGTGCCCCAGTTCGGATTGGAGGCTGCAACTCGCCTCCATGAAGTTGGAATCGCTAGTAATCGCGGATCAGCTACGCCGCGGTGAATATGTTCCTGAGCCTTGTACACACCGCCCGTCAAGTCATGGAAGCCGGTAGCGCCCGAAGTCGCCTCATTTCAGAGGTGCCCACGGCGAGGCTGGTGACTGGGACTAAGTCGTAACAAGGTAGCCGTAGGGGAACCTGCGGCTGGATCACCTCCTTTCTATAGGATTTTATAGACGGCTGTCTGAGGGAGACCTCAGCTGTCGCGATCCGTTCACACATCTCTCGCCCGTCAACGTGGGGCAACCCACACCGACGGACAAATCCGGGGCAACCCGGATCCAAGGCGTCCAAACCGTTCATTTCAAAAGAAATCAGTCGGCGTTCAGCGATGAATGCCGATTGCTTGAACACCCCGATCTCGATCGGGGTGTTCTTTTTTTGCCCAAGCCCGGTTTCGGGTAGGCGGCGGGGTGCGCCACCGCGACCTCTCCATGGCGGGCATTTGCTGTACAACTTTGCCTGTGCCGCCGAAATTCGAAGCCGACGATGCGCAGGACCTGGCCGCCCGGGCCACGCCGTGGCTGGCGGTCGCGGTGGCTGCGCTGGGGTACTTCGTCGACCTCTACGACCTGGTGATCTTCAGCGTGGTGCGTGTGGCCAGCCTGGGGAATGACGGGCTGGGACTGCTTCCCGCGGATGCCTCGCAGCGCATCGGCGGATGGGATCGGATCGCCTCCTTGATGCGTGTGACCTTCGGTTTTGAAAAGGGGGACATCACCAGCGCCGGTGTCGCGATCCTGAACGCGCAATTGCTGGGCATGGTGCTGGGCGGATTCGCGTGGGGCATGCTGGGGGACCGGCGCGGTCGTTTGGCGACACTGTTCGGCTCGATCGCGCTCTACTCCACCGCAAACATCGCAACCTCCTTCGTGACCAGCGTTCCGGCGTACGCCGGGTTGCGTTTCATTGCCGGCTTCGGCCTGGCGGGCGAACTGGGCGCGGGCGTGACGCTGGTGAGCGAATTGCTGGGCAAAAGGGCCCGGGGGTGGGGAACCATGATCGTGGCCTTCGCCGGCATGTTTGGCCCGATCGCCGCCAGCTTGGTCGGAGGAACCGTGTCGTGGCGCACCGCCTACATCATTGGCGGAGTGATGGGATTCGCGCTGCTCGCGTTGCGGCTGGGTGTTGCCGAAAGCGGGATCTATGCGCGAGCGGCGCAACGAACAAGACGGCGAGGGGATCCGCGCATGCTGTTCTTTCCGCCGGAGCGGCTGCGTCGATTCGCCTGCGTCGTCTTCCTTGGAACACCGATCTGGTTCGTGGGAGGGGTGATCTTCGTCTTCGCGCCGGAACTGGCGAAGGGCATGGGCCTGACTGGGGAGCCCGTGCGCCCGCCCACCGTGATCATGTGCGGCTACGCCGGAGCCGCGATCGGTGATCTGGCCAGCAGCGCCCTGAGCCAGTGGATGCGCAGCCGAAGAACCGCGATTTCGCTCTTCATCGGACTGCTTGGGATTTCGATCGCGGGACTTTTCATCTTTGGCGGGCGCTCCGCCTTCGCCTTTTACGCATGGACCTTCGCCGCAGGGCTTGCCACCGGATACTGGGCGGTCTTCGTCACGGTGGCGGGCGAATCCTTCGGAACGAATCTGCGGGCCACCGCCGCCACGACGGCGCCCAACCTCGTGCGGGGTTTCGCGGTGATCATCGTGATGGCGTGGGAATTGCTGACGCCCGGCGCGGGCATCATCGGCGCGGCGGCACTGGTGGCTGCGATGGTGCTGGGCCTTGGGCTGCTCGCCGTCTGGCGGCTTCCCGAGCCATTTGATCGCGATCTGGATTTCGAGGAGGCGTGAGTTTTTCGGCCGAATCTCCGCAAGGATTCATCGCCGCAAGCTTGGCAACGCATCATTTTTGCATCATGGGCGGCCAATGCAGTCGATAGGAGGGTGATGAACAACGAGCCGCATCCGCACGGGCAGCACCAGTCCATCTGGCATCCGGAGCGGCGGAAGCACTATCAGAAAGTGGTCAATCCCATGCACTGGCTGCGCAACCGGTGCTTCCCCCTTTTCGTCGCGCTGGTGCTGCTGCTTTTCATCTATCCGCAGTTCGCCAAGGGCGACGACGACACCTCGCTGATCGGCGCCTCGCTCTTCGCGCTGCTGCCCGCCATCGGCGTGATCTCGCTCTCGGGCAAGCGCGGCATCGTGGTCACGCTCATAGCTCTGGTGGTCTGCCTGATCCTCGCTTTCTCCATGGAGAAAGACCTGCGGCACGCCCTGGTCGGCTGGCCCGGCCTGGTCGTGATTGGTTACTACCTGTTTTCCACGGTGCTCGTGGCCCACGCCGTCTTCAAGAAGGACGCGATCCAGGACGACCGAATCTATGGCGGGGTCTCCGTCTACATGCTGATCGGCATCTTCTTCAGCATCATTCACCACCGCATCAACGAGCTGAACCCCGGCGCCTACCAGACCAGCGTGACCAGCATTCCCGCCCTGCAGCAGTTCAACTGGGATGATTTTCTCTACTTCAGCTTCACGACGCTGACCACCATGGGTTACGGCGACATCGTTCCGGTGGCGGCGCGCGCCCGCAGCACTGCCCTGGTCGAAGCGGTGATCGGCGTGCTCTATCCCGCCGTGCTGATCGCGCGTCTGGTGAACTGGCCTTCGTCCGGCGCCGCCAAGACATGACACCAACATGGTGGCCGGACGCTTCGGTTCCGGGTCAACCGACCGGGTGTGACTTCAGTCGTTGAAGCCTTCGACCGAGCCGGCACCGTAGGTCAGCATGCCCGAGCCGTCGCCCATGAAGGGATTCCAGGTCACCGGGACCCCGGCCCCATTGTTGCCGACGCGGGCGTTCGTGTTGTTGACATACATGCCTCCGCCGCCGGCACCGTCCACACCTCCGCCTGGAGTGGAAGTTCGGACATTCATCGGATTGACGGCCTGGTTCATGTCGTCGGGATTCACATATTGCGCTTGGGCGTAGCCCGGCTGCACATTGCCCACGAATCCGCCGCCATTCTCATAGTGGTAGTGGTAGTGAACATGGTTCATGGCCTCGCTTTGCAGGGCGTCGGGATTGACCATGCCGCCGGGATTGTTGTAGCCGGCGCCCCGTGGAATCGAGCTCTGGTTCGGCAGCGCCGTGCCGGGAGTGCTCCAGGTATTTTCATTTCCATTCGGATCCTGTTGCAACTGGCTGGTGGGAATGGATCGGTCGGTGTTGCGGGGATCGCCGCCGGCGGGGACCGGAACCGATTGCTGCGGAGGCATCGGCGCGGGCCGTCCGGAGGGCCGAACCTGCGGAGACGCTTGCGCCCCCTGGACGCTGCGGATGCCGGGCTGGGCGGACGCAGGTGGCTGCGCTCCCGCCGGCGTCGCCGGAGCCGGCGCGGGTTTGGTCTGGGGCGTCGCAGGTTGCGTGGGCGGAGTGTTTTGAGCCGCCGCGAGCGCGGCGGTCAACACCATGGCGGCGGCAATCGGTGCAACGATGGTTCGCGGAAAACGGAAGGTGCTCTTTGGATTCATGGCGGGGTCTCCTGGGGAAATCCTATCCAGTTCGACTTCATTCGATCGGACATTCTTGCGGTTCGTCGGTACCCTGAAGTTCCGCCCCCTTGCAAGGAAACATCGAATGACCACCGCGACCGTCTCAGCGTCCACGCCCGCAACGCCCTATGCCGGCACTCCCGGGAATGTGCCCGTGGAGGACGTGCTCGCCATCAATACCATTCGGACACTCTCAATGGACGCGGTGCAGGCCGCCAACAGCGGCCACCCGGGCACGCCGATGGCGCTGGCGCCGGTGGCCTACGCCCTCTGGCAGAACGATTTGAAGTTCGACCCGGCCGATCCGCTTTGGCCCAACCGCGACCGCTTCGTTTTGAGCAACGGCCACGCGTGCATGCTGCTCTACAGCCTGCTGCATCTGTCGCGCACCCAGGAAGTGGGCAAGAACGGCAAACCCACGGGCAAGCCGGCGGTTCCGCTCGAGTCGATCAAGGCGTTCCGCCAGCTGGACAGCCTCTGTCCGGGTCATCCGGAGCACGGCTGGACCAGTGGGCTTGAAACCACGACCGGTCCGCTGGGGCAGGGCCTGGGAAATTCGGTGGGCATGGCAATGGCCTCGAAGTGGCTGGCCGCGACCTTCAACCGTCCCGGCTACGAGCTATTCAATTTCCGCACCTACGCGATCTGCGGCGATGGCTGCATGATGGAGGGGATCAGCGGCGAGGCGGCGAGCATTGCGGGCCATCTGCAGTTGGACAACCTCGTCTGGATCTATGACAACAACCGCATCACGATCGAGGGGGCGACCGACCTCGCCTACAGCGACGATCCCTCCACCCGTTTCCTGGGCTACGGCTGGAACGTGCTGCGCGTCGGGGACGCCAACGATCTGGACACGGTGGTCCGGACGCTTGCGGTCGCGGCGCAGACGAAGGGCCGGCCGACACTTATCGTGGTGGACAGCCACATCGGATTCGGATCGGCGCGGCAGGACACCTGCACCGCCCACGGGGAGCCACTGGGCGAGGAAGTGATCCGCAAGACGAAGAAGCTCTACGGCTGGCCCGAGGACGCCAAATTCCTGGTGCCCGATGGCGTGATGCAGCGCTTCGCCGAGGGCGTGGGCAAGCATGGCCGCGAGGCGAATGCGGCGTGGAAAACTTTGTTCGCGAATTACGCCAAGCAATTTCCCGACCTGGCGAAGCAGCTCCAGCAGATGTGGAGCCGCGAGCTGCCCCAGGGATGGGATTCGGAGATCCCGGTGTTCCCTGCGGACGCCAAGGGCATGGCCAGCCGCGTCTCCGGCGGGAAAGTGCTCAACGCGATCGCGAAGAAAGTTCCCTGGATGATCGGCGGCTCCGCCGACCTGACCCCCAGCACCAAAACGGCCATCGACGGCGCCGCGAGTTTTCAGGCGGGAAGCTACGGCGGACGCAATCTTCACTTCGGCATCCGCGAGCACGCAATGGGCGCCCTCTGCAACGGTCTCGCGCTGAGCGGACTGCGCCCCTACGGAAGCGGATTCATGATCTTCAGCGATTACATGCGCGGCTCGATGCGCCTGAGCGCCTTTATGGATCTGCCCGTGATCTACGTCTTCACGCACGATTCGATCGGCGTGGGCGAGGATGGCCCGACCCATCAGCCGATCGAGCAACTGCCCGGGCTTCGCGCCGTGCCGGGGCTTTTGGTGTTCCGTCCTGCGGATGCCAATGAAACCGCGGAATGCTGGAGAGCCGCCATGACGCACACGCATGCCACCAGCGTGCTGGCGCTGACCCGGCAGGATCTTCCCACGATCGATCGAAGCCTTTACGCCAAGGCCGACGGCTGCGCCAAGGGCGCCTATGTGCTCAGCGACGCCAAGGGCGGCGCCGCCCAGGCGATCCTGATCGGCACCGGAAGCGAAGTGAACCTCTGCCTGCAAACCCAGGAACTTCTGGCCAAGGAAGGCATTGCCACTCGCGTGGTGAGCATGCCCTGCTGGCAATTGTTCCAGAAGCAGGACCAGGCCTACCGAGACTCGGTGCTCCCGCCTGCGATGCGGACTCGCATTGCCGTTGAGATGTCCAATCCGCTGGGATGGGAACGGTGGGTCGGATTGGACGGCGCGATCGTCGGCATGCACACCTTCGGCGCCAGCGCGCCATTCAAGCAGCTCCTGAAGAAATTCGGCTTCGAGCCCGAGCCCGTCGCCGCCGTGGTGCGGGCGACCATCGCCAGGAACAAGACGGGGGCGGCGCGATGAACATCGTGATGGCCTCGGACCATGCCGGCTTTGAATTGAAGGAGTCGCTGAAGAAGCTGGTGGCGTCGCTCGGGCACAAGGTCAACGACGTCGGCGCCCACACCTACGACGCCGAGGATGACTACCCCGATTTTGCCGCCGCTCTCTGCAAGGTCCTTCGGGCGGGGCAGGCCGATCGCGGCATCCTGCTGTGCGGCTCCGGCGTCGGGGCCAGCATCGCGGCCAACAAGTTCAAGGGCATCCGCGCCGGTAACTGCGAGGACTACTACTCGGCGCACCAGGGCGTGGAGCACGACGACATGAACGTGCTGGTGCTGGGAGGCAGGATCGTGGGGGCGTCGCTGGCCGAGGACATGGTTCGCGGCTATCTGGCGGCAAAATTCAGCGGCGAAGCCCGCCACCTGCGTAGGCTGAACAAGGTGAAAGCCATCGAACAAGGAGAGGTCTAGGCGGTCAGCGGGCGACTGCGAATCCGCGCTTCTTGGATTAGCATCGCCGCGCGGCTTTGGTCCGCTTCACAGGAGAATTGCATGCAAGCTCGCCCTCATCGTTTCATTGGAATGCTCGCCGCGTTTTGCGCGTCGTCGCTCATGTCGACGGCCCTCGCCCAGGGGGCCGCTCCGCCTCCGGGCGACGTGGACTATTCGCAACTTCCGCCCGATCCCAAGACGCTTGAAGTGGAGCTGGCAACCTTCAAGATGGATGCCGGCGCCGCCATGAAGGCCGCCGCCGAGGCCACCGGCGGCAAGGTCATGACGATGCGGATCCTGAAGAACAAGGACAAGGTGGACTACGAGTTGATCTGCATGCAGAACGGGCTGCCCTCGCGCGTGCTGATCGACGCCAAGAGCGGCGAGCTCCGCGTGGCCAAGCTTGAGGCCCTGGCTGCGGTGGAGAAAGCCCTCGTGGCGGTGCCCGGCAAAGTGGGCAACGTGGAGGGCGACCTGATGGGGGATCCGCCGACTTGGAAGGTCTCGGTCTTCGCCGGCGGCAAGAGTCATCTGGTCAGCGTGAACGCGATCGACGGATCGATCGTCTCCGATCAGGTGGCGTCGCAGTTGCCGGGAGAGGCGACCGACCTTCCGATGCAGGGTGAGTTCGGCGGAGTTCAATGGATCGTGCTCAAGGAAGGCACGGGAGCATCACCCAAGGGCCCCGACTCGATGGTGAAGGTGAACTACACCGGCTATCTCGTCAACGGAGTCAAGTTCGACAGCAGCGTCGACCGCGGCAAACCGCTGGAGTCTCGCCTGGACCGCCTGATCAAGGGCTGGACGCAGGGCGTGATGGCCATGAAGGTCGGCGAGAAGCGCAAGTTGATCATTCCCTACAACCTGGCATGGGGCGACACAGGACGCCCGCCGATGATTCCGCCCAGGGCGGCGGTGATTTTCGACGTGGAGCTGCTCGACACCGACATGGCGCCGCCCGCTCCCAGGACCACCTTGCCCGCCGTGCCGCCGGCAACGGCACCGGCCACTCCAGCGGGTGGTGCGACACCGCCCAAGGGCGGCGGATGAAACCGAAGGAGGCCGCGATGTCCGTCGATCGACTTCAACACGCCCGTGCGCATTGGCGGACCGTGGCCGCAGCGCTGAGCATCGGATCGTTGGCGTGCCTTGCGTCCTGCGGCAAGACGCCGGATTCCAAGCCCGTGGTTGTGCCCAAGGCCGCGGGAAATCGCGAGAGCACCTACGGCAAGGCGATGGACAGCGCGGAGAATCTCAAGGCCAAGGTCGCCGACTACAACGAGAGCATCGAGCAGACCATCGATCAGGGCACCAAGGCGGAGCCGCCGCCGAAGAAGCCGAAGGATCCAAAGGAACCGCCGGGAACTCCGCCGGCCGACACGCCGAAGCCGCCGACCTATCCGCCGGAATGATTCGGCTCGTCACGCCAGCTTGTCGGGGTTGAGTCCCTCGAGATCCTTCACGACGAAGATGCCGTCCTTTCGGATCACCTCGCCGTCGAAGGAGATGGTGCCGCCGCCGTACTCGGGACGCTGGATGCAGACCAGGTCCCAGTGGATGTCGCTCTTGTTGCCGTTGTCGGTCTCCTCGTAGCAGCG contains:
- a CDS encoding FKBP-type peptidyl-prolyl cis-trans isomerase codes for the protein MQARPHRFIGMLAAFCASSLMSTALAQGAAPPPGDVDYSQLPPDPKTLEVELATFKMDAGAAMKAAAEATGGKVMTMRILKNKDKVDYELICMQNGLPSRVLIDAKSGELRVAKLEALAAVEKALVAVPGKVGNVEGDLMGDPPTWKVSVFAGGKSHLVSVNAIDGSIVSDQVASQLPGEATDLPMQGEFGGVQWIVLKEGTGASPKGPDSMVKVNYTGYLVNGVKFDSSVDRGKPLESRLDRLIKGWTQGVMAMKVGEKRKLIIPYNLAWGDTGRPPMIPPRAAVIFDVELLDTDMAPPAPRTTLPAVPPATAPATPAGGATPPKGGG
- the rpiB gene encoding ribose 5-phosphate isomerase B; translated protein: MNIVMASDHAGFELKESLKKLVASLGHKVNDVGAHTYDAEDDYPDFAAALCKVLRAGQADRGILLCGSGVGASIAANKFKGIRAGNCEDYYSAHQGVEHDDMNVLVLGGRIVGASLAEDMVRGYLAAKFSGEARHLRRLNKVKAIEQGEV
- the tkt gene encoding transketolase, whose amino-acid sequence is MTTATVSASTPATPYAGTPGNVPVEDVLAINTIRTLSMDAVQAANSGHPGTPMALAPVAYALWQNDLKFDPADPLWPNRDRFVLSNGHACMLLYSLLHLSRTQEVGKNGKPTGKPAVPLESIKAFRQLDSLCPGHPEHGWTSGLETTTGPLGQGLGNSVGMAMASKWLAATFNRPGYELFNFRTYAICGDGCMMEGISGEAASIAGHLQLDNLVWIYDNNRITIEGATDLAYSDDPSTRFLGYGWNVLRVGDANDLDTVVRTLAVAAQTKGRPTLIVVDSHIGFGSARQDTCTAHGEPLGEEVIRKTKKLYGWPEDAKFLVPDGVMQRFAEGVGKHGREANAAWKTLFANYAKQFPDLAKQLQQMWSRELPQGWDSEIPVFPADAKGMASRVSGGKVLNAIAKKVPWMIGGSADLTPSTKTAIDGAASFQAGSYGGRNLHFGIREHAMGALCNGLALSGLRPYGSGFMIFSDYMRGSMRLSAFMDLPVIYVFTHDSIGVGEDGPTHQPIEQLPGLRAVPGLLVFRPADANETAECWRAAMTHTHATSVLALTRQDLPTIDRSLYAKADGCAKGAYVLSDAKGGAAQAILIGTGSEVNLCLQTQELLAKEGIATRVVSMPCWQLFQKQDQAYRDSVLPPAMRTRIAVEMSNPLGWERWVGLDGAIVGMHTFGASAPFKQLLKKFGFEPEPVAAVVRATIARNKTGAAR